A genomic window from Ignavibacteriota bacterium includes:
- a CDS encoding ATP synthase F0 subunit C — protein sequence MEALGLGYLAAGIGAALTVIGAGLGIGKLAAAAMDASGRQPEVAGQVRTSMLIAAALIEGATFFALVICIILATKS from the coding sequence ATGGAAGCATTAGGTTTAGGTTACTTAGCAGCAGGAATTGGCGCGGCATTAACGGTTATCGGAGCCGGACTCGGCATCGGTAAACTTGCGGCGGCGGCGATGGATGCAAGCGGACGCCAACCCGAAGTTGCAGGACAGGTTCGTACGTCAATGTTGATTGCAGCAGCACTCATCGAAGGCGCAACGTTCTTCGCACTTGTTATCTGCATCATTCTCGCAACAAAATCATAA
- a CDS encoding AtpZ/AtpI family protein, whose translation MMLPPEEKKKGESEKFGKTFRESGQFLGSGIQMAAAVVIMYFVGIWIDGKFESAPWGMIVCVFFGATAGLVHFIREVNELSKKEAKKK comes from the coding sequence GTGATGCTACCCCCCGAAGAAAAGAAGAAGGGGGAGAGCGAAAAGTTTGGAAAAACTTTCCGTGAGTCGGGACAGTTTCTTGGCTCAGGAATACAGATGGCGGCGGCAGTGGTGATTATGTACTTCGTAGGAATCTGGATAGATGGAAAGTTTGAAAGTGCGCCGTGGGGAATGATTGTGTGTGTGTTCTTTGGCGCAACTGCGGGTTTGGTTCACTTTATTAGAGAAGTGAATGAGTTGAGTAAGAAAGAAGCAAAGAAAAAGTAG
- the atpB gene encoding F0F1 ATP synthase subunit A, with protein MFFNSESIETSQHGAADTLHAVAQASEHGEGGGNLFTELLHHLNDTHEIEYPGGHFELPHFPPVEIAGLTIDLSPTKHVVFMWLAAALLLFITIKAARKNSKSLVPKGLGNLIEVFVQFIRDEVAMPNMGKGGMQYLPYLLTTFFFILAMNLLGLIPYGASATGNISVTLALAVIAFIMIQLSAIKAGGIGNYLKHLTGGVHPMLWPIMIPIEVLGLFTKPFALCIRLYANMTGGHIVIVSMIGLIFLFKSYLIAPASVGFVAAINMLELFVAFLQAYIFTMLTSLFMGLGIKAAEEHHGHETHGH; from the coding sequence GTGTTTTTTAATTCAGAATCAATAGAAACAAGTCAGCATGGCGCGGCAGATACTCTTCATGCTGTCGCGCAAGCAAGTGAGCATGGTGAAGGGGGTGGAAACTTATTCACCGAATTGCTTCATCACTTAAATGATACGCACGAGATAGAATATCCGGGCGGTCATTTTGAACTTCCTCATTTTCCTCCAGTCGAAATCGCTGGGTTGACGATTGATTTATCGCCAACGAAGCATGTAGTCTTCATGTGGCTTGCCGCCGCACTGCTTCTATTTATAACAATCAAAGCCGCGAGGAAAAATTCCAAGAGTCTCGTTCCCAAAGGACTTGGAAATCTCATCGAAGTGTTTGTGCAATTCATCCGTGATGAAGTTGCAATGCCGAACATGGGGAAAGGTGGGATGCAATACTTACCCTATTTACTCACGACGTTTTTCTTTATCCTTGCAATGAACTTGCTTGGATTGATTCCGTATGGCGCATCAGCGACAGGAAACATCAGCGTTACGCTTGCGCTTGCGGTAATTGCATTTATCATGATTCAACTCTCGGCAATCAAAGCGGGTGGGATTGGAAATTATCTCAAGCATTTGACCGGCGGCGTTCACCCGATGCTGTGGCCCATTATGATTCCGATTGAAGTTCTCGGACTTTTCACCAAGCCGTTTGCGCTGTGCATTCGTTTGTACGCAAACATGACAGGCGGTCACATCGTCATTGTTTCGATGATTGGATTGATTTTCTTATTCAAATCATATTTGATTGCGCCGGCTTCGGTTGGATTTGTCGCGGCAATCAACATGCTTGAATTGTTCGTAGCGTTTTTACAAGCATATATTTTCACCATGCTCACTTCATTGTTTATGGGACTCGGTATTAAAGCGGCTGAGGAACACCATGGGCATGAAACGCATGGACATTGA
- the rsmI gene encoding 16S rRNA (cytidine(1402)-2'-O)-methyltransferase: MSNQIETGILYLVATPIGNYDDITIRALNILKSVDVIICEERKEGERLLRHYGIEIKQLDQLNEHNESAASFHILEYLKAGKNVALISDAGTPVFSDPGLILVRKAIEQKIKIVPIPGASSILPALTLCGFPIDAFLFAGFLSPKSNRRITELRQLRNERRTTVFMDTPYRLVPLLKDILEVYGDERRVAVAFNLTMPDEKIHRGTALELFRFFEKRGMKGEFVIVVEGAGKKK, from the coding sequence ATGAGCAACCAAATAGAAACAGGAATACTTTATTTAGTCGCCACGCCAATCGGCAACTACGACGACATTACCATTCGTGCATTAAACATTCTCAAATCGGTTGATGTGATTATTTGTGAGGAGCGAAAGGAAGGAGAACGACTTCTCCGACATTACGGCATCGAAATAAAACAACTCGACCAGTTGAACGAGCATAATGAATCCGCCGCATCGTTTCACATTCTCGAATACTTGAAAGCCGGGAAAAATGTCGCGCTTATTTCCGATGCCGGTACGCCAGTGTTTTCTGACCCCGGATTGATTCTTGTACGAAAAGCAATAGAACAGAAAATAAAAATTGTTCCCATTCCCGGCGCATCATCCATTCTCCCTGCGTTAACATTGTGCGGTTTCCCGATTGACGCATTTCTCTTTGCAGGATTTCTCTCTCCCAAAAGCAACCGGCGTATCACCGAACTTCGTCAACTGAGAAACGAACGTCGCACAACGGTGTTCATGGATACACCGTACCGACTTGTTCCGTTACTCAAAGATATTCTCGAAGTCTATGGCGACGAACGTCGTGTTGCTGTCGCATTCAATCTCACCATGCCCGATGAAAAAATACATCGCGGAACCGCGCTCGAACTCTTCCGCTTCTTCGAGAAACGAGGTATGAAAGGAGAGTTTGTGATTGTGGTGGAAGGGGCGGGGAAGAAGAAGTAG
- a CDS encoding F0F1 ATP synthase subunit alpha, with product MAEVRSDEVSAILRKQLSGFEKEVDVYDVGTVLQVGDGIARIYGLSKVMASELVEFPNNIFGMVLNLEEDNVGCVIFGEANKIKEGDTVKRTGRVASMPVGEAMLGRVINPLGQPIDGRGAIKTDKFSPLERKALGVIQRQPVKEPLQTGIKAVDGMIPIGRGQRELIIGDRQTGKTAVAIDAIINQKYTHTELAKKRGVKPMFCIYVAIGQKGSTVAQVVAGLEEAGAMEYTTVISATASDPSPLQFIAPYAGATLGEFFRDSGRHALVIYDDLSKHAQAYRQVSLLLRRPPGREAYPGDVFYLHSRLLERASKLSDELGGGSLTALPVIETQAGDVSAYIPTNVISITDGQIYLEPNLFNSGVRPAINVGISVSRVGGNAQIKAMKKVAGRLRLDLAQYRELEAFAKFGSDLDKSTQAQLTRGSRLVELLKQGQYQPMAVENQVVSIFFGTNGFLDEIPLQHVRRYEQELHEMMELKHRSLLDEIAEKKELTKEISDQLTSIAKEFTASFKVA from the coding sequence ATGGCAGAAGTAAGATCTGATGAAGTCTCTGCAATATTAAGAAAACAACTTTCCGGTTTTGAAAAAGAAGTGGACGTTTATGACGTCGGTACCGTACTGCAAGTCGGTGACGGTATTGCGCGTATTTATGGACTGTCCAAAGTCATGGCAAGTGAGTTGGTGGAATTTCCCAACAACATTTTCGGCATGGTGCTGAACCTTGAAGAAGACAATGTCGGTTGTGTTATTTTCGGTGAAGCGAATAAAATCAAAGAAGGCGACACTGTAAAACGAACCGGTCGTGTTGCATCAATGCCTGTCGGCGAAGCGATGCTTGGTCGTGTCATCAATCCGCTCGGTCAACCGATTGACGGACGTGGCGCAATCAAGACAGACAAGTTTTCTCCGCTCGAACGAAAAGCGCTCGGAGTTATTCAGCGTCAGCCGGTGAAAGAACCGTTGCAGACCGGTATCAAAGCGGTGGACGGAATGATTCCGATTGGTCGCGGTCAGCGAGAGTTAATCATTGGCGACCGACAGACGGGAAAAACTGCTGTTGCAATTGATGCAATCATCAACCAAAAATATACGCACACCGAACTTGCAAAGAAGCGGGGCGTGAAACCGATGTTTTGCATTTATGTTGCCATCGGACAAAAAGGTTCGACTGTAGCACAGGTTGTTGCAGGATTGGAAGAAGCCGGAGCAATGGAATACACGACAGTGATTTCCGCAACGGCAAGCGACCCTTCTCCGTTGCAGTTTATCGCACCGTATGCAGGCGCGACGCTTGGTGAGTTTTTCCGTGATAGCGGAAGACATGCATTGGTTATTTATGATGACTTGTCGAAACACGCTCAGGCGTATCGTCAGGTGTCGTTGTTGTTGCGCCGTCCGCCGGGACGTGAAGCATATCCGGGCGACGTGTTTTATTTACACTCGCGCTTGCTCGAACGCGCTTCCAAATTGAGTGACGAACTTGGCGGCGGAAGTTTAACTGCGCTTCCGGTGATTGAAACACAGGCAGGCGACGTTTCTGCATATATTCCCACGAACGTTATTTCCATAACGGACGGACAGATTTATCTTGAGCCGAATCTGTTCAACTCTGGTGTACGTCCCGCAATTAACGTCGGTATCTCGGTTTCCCGTGTCGGTGGAAATGCTCAAATCAAAGCAATGAAAAAAGTTGCCGGTCGTTTGCGTCTTGACCTTGCACAGTATCGTGAACTTGAAGCGTTCGCGAAATTCGGTTCCGATTTGGACAAATCAACTCAGGCACAGTTAACGCGTGGTTCTCGTCTTGTTGAATTACTCAAACAAGGTCAGTATCAACCGATGGCGGTAGAGAATCAGGTCGTGAGTATTTTCTTCGGAACGAATGGTTTTCTTGATGAAATTCCTTTGCAACATGTCCGAAGATACGAGCAAGAATTGCATGAGATGATGGAATTAAAACATCGCTCACTGCTTGATGAGATTGCAGAGAAGAAAGAGTTGACGAAAGAAATTTCGGACCAACTCACAAGTATCGCGAAAGAATTTACCGCTTCATTTAAGGTTGCATAA
- the atpF gene encoding F0F1 ATP synthase subunit B, producing the protein MLEINPGLVVWTTITFVLLVIVLKKVAWKPILEALEKREEHIRLSIEKAEQGRTEAERLLEQHRQQLASAETEAHKIIKESRELAQKLKAEIEETAKKQAHAIVSQAKAEIERDKDAALAQLRGEVADLAILAAGKILNETLDANRHRKLVDDVLKSLPKN; encoded by the coding sequence ATGTTAGAAATAAATCCGGGACTTGTTGTCTGGACAACTATAACGTTTGTTCTTCTTGTTATCGTTCTGAAGAAGGTTGCCTGGAAACCGATTCTTGAAGCGTTGGAAAAGCGCGAAGAACATATTCGACTTTCCATCGAAAAAGCGGAACAGGGAAGAACGGAAGCGGAACGGTTGCTTGAACAACATCGTCAACAGTTAGCATCTGCTGAAACCGAAGCGCATAAAATTATCAAGGAAAGCCGTGAACTTGCACAAAAGTTGAAGGCAGAAATTGAAGAGACTGCGAAGAAGCAGGCACATGCAATTGTTTCTCAGGCGAAAGCGGAAATCGAACGCGATAAAGATGCGGCGCTCGCACAACTGCGCGGCGAAGTTGCCGATTTGGCAATTCTTGCCGCCGGAAAAATACTCAACGAAACGCTCGATGCGAACAGGCATCGGAAGTTAGTTGACGATGTGTTAAAATCATTGCCGAAGAATTAA
- the dut gene encoding dUTP diphosphatase, with translation MNTITIRIARLNASTSDVPLPTYATSGSAGMDLRATAENDVVITPGERALVPCGFQIELPQGYEAQVRPRSGLAMKNGVTVLNSPGTIDSDYRGEVKVILINLGQEEFVVKRGDRIAQMVIAPVTHVALMEVESLTETSRGEGGFGHTGK, from the coding sequence TTGAACACAATTACTATCCGTATTGCAAGATTAAACGCATCCACATCAGATGTTCCATTACCCACTTATGCTACATCCGGCTCGGCTGGAATGGATTTACGTGCAACAGCCGAAAACGATGTTGTCATTACACCGGGCGAGCGGGCATTAGTCCCATGTGGATTTCAAATTGAACTTCCTCAAGGATACGAAGCACAAGTTCGACCGAGGAGCGGCTTGGCGATGAAAAACGGTGTTACAGTACTGAACTCTCCCGGAACGATTGACTCCGATTACCGGGGCGAAGTGAAAGTTATTCTCATCAATCTTGGTCAGGAAGAATTTGTTGTGAAGCGAGGCGATAGAATTGCACAAATGGTCATCGCCCCCGTTACACATGTTGCATTGATGGAAGTCGAATCGTTGACCGAAACTTCCCGCGGCGAAGGCGGATTCGGACACACGGGTAAATAA
- a CDS encoding F0F1 ATP synthase subunit delta, with product MKNTRAAYRYALALLGVAEEIKQLDAVSNDFVLMDAVINQTREFLLFLKSPVINKEKKKRVLDEVFSGKVSKTTSVFLQLMTTKNRENILPEIIQQFNKLRDERLGILNTEVRSAVAISNEQQQAIIEQLKQRTGKNIRLKMKQDPSIIGGFTVQYEDTVVDGSVRRQLEVLAERFATGVV from the coding sequence ATGAAAAACACACGAGCCGCATATCGTTATGCGTTGGCGCTACTCGGCGTCGCTGAAGAAATCAAACAACTCGATGCAGTCAGTAATGATTTTGTGTTGATGGATGCTGTCATCAATCAGACGCGCGAGTTTTTACTTTTTCTGAAAAGTCCGGTGATTAATAAGGAAAAGAAGAAACGCGTTCTCGATGAAGTGTTCAGCGGTAAAGTCAGTAAGACAACATCGGTGTTTCTTCAATTGATGACGACGAAGAACCGGGAAAACATTCTGCCGGAAATCATTCAGCAGTTTAATAAATTGCGGGATGAACGGCTTGGTATTTTGAATACAGAAGTTCGGTCTGCGGTTGCAATAAGCAATGAACAGCAACAGGCAATCATCGAACAATTGAAACAGCGAACAGGAAAAAACATTCGCTTGAAAATGAAACAAGACCCGTCCATCATCGGTGGCTTCACTGTTCAATATGAAGACACGGTTGTTGATGGAAGCGTTCGTCGCCAACTTGAAGTGTTGGCAGAACGATTTGCAACGGGTGTGGTATAA
- the atpG gene encoding ATP synthase F1 subunit gamma produces the protein MATLRDIRRRIGAVKSTQKITKAMKMVAAAKLRRAQDAMIAARPYAKTMKQILQHLSSKVDVTTNQFFEEREVKNVALVVVTSDRGLCGSFNANLIKAAVAHINKNYKDLNEAGHLKLICIGKKGYDFFSKRNYKIIEKHTGLFSALNFQQAKTIVGEILDGYSSVDKSGQSKEPAFDKVEIIYNEFKSIAQPRISIEQYLPIVPETTSHISHLTSHIDYIYEPSSKEIMDALLPKHLNFQIWRVLLESNAAEQGARMAAMDNATTNASDMIRVLQLSYNKARQASITKELLEIVGGAEALKKAS, from the coding sequence ATGGCAACGCTTCGTGACATACGCCGCCGAATCGGCGCGGTGAAGAGTACACAGAAAATCACCAAAGCGATGAAGATGGTTGCGGCGGCAAAACTCCGCCGTGCGCAAGATGCAATGATTGCCGCGCGCCCTTATGCGAAGACGATGAAGCAGATTCTTCAACATCTTTCTTCGAAGGTTGATGTTACGACAAATCAATTCTTTGAAGAGCGGGAAGTAAAGAATGTTGCACTTGTTGTTGTCACTTCTGACAGAGGATTATGCGGTTCGTTCAATGCGAATTTGATTAAAGCCGCAGTTGCCCACATCAACAAGAACTACAAAGACCTGAACGAAGCCGGACATCTGAAGTTAATCTGTATCGGAAAGAAAGGGTACGATTTCTTCAGCAAGCGGAATTACAAAATTATCGAAAAACATACGGGACTGTTCAGCGCGCTCAACTTCCAGCAAGCAAAGACGATTGTGGGAGAAATTCTTGACGGGTATTCTTCCGTTGACAAATCAGGACAGTCGAAGGAACCGGCTTTTGATAAAGTAGAAATCATTTACAACGAATTTAAATCCATCGCTCAACCAAGAATCAGCATTGAGCAATATCTCCCGATTGTTCCTGAAACAACATCTCACATCTCACATCTCACATCTCACATCGATTACATCTACGAGCCATCGAGTAAAGAAATTATGGATGCATTGCTTCCCAAACATCTCAACTTCCAGATATGGCGAGTTCTTCTTGAATCGAACGCGGCAGAGCAAGGTGCGCGTATGGCGGCGATGGATAACGCAACCACGAATGCCTCTGATATGATTCGCGTATTACAACTTTCTTACAACAAAGCACGTCAGGCATCAATCACAAAAGAATTGCTTGAGATTGTCGGCGGGGCGGAAGCGTTGAAGAAGGCAAGTTAG
- a CDS encoding polymer-forming cytoskeletal protein, with translation MKNEPSAGINLIGLGTVLEGKLRSPGDIQIDGKVVGEITASQNISIGSSGDVEGNINARNITIGGKIKGTIIAQEKLMFQNKAVVRGDIRAAKLVIDEGALFDGNCSMGEAKQMPSVVELKPELRKAEGR, from the coding sequence ATGAAAAATGAACCATCTGCCGGAATCAACCTGATTGGTCTCGGAACTGTGCTTGAAGGAAAACTTCGTTCTCCCGGAGATATTCAGATTGACGGGAAAGTAGTCGGTGAAATAACCGCATCACAAAATATCTCTATCGGTTCTTCGGGTGATGTCGAGGGGAACATAAACGCTCGGAACATTACAATTGGCGGAAAGATTAAAGGGACAATCATCGCACAGGAAAAGTTGATGTTTCAGAACAAAGCGGTTGTGCGTGGTGATATTCGTGCCGCAAAATTGGTGATTGACGAGGGCGCGTTGTTTGATGGAAATTGTTCGATGGGCGAAGCGAAACAGATGCCGAGTGTCGTCGAGTTGAAACCTGAACTGCGGAAAGCAGAAGGTCGTTAA
- a CDS encoding M23 family metallopeptidase produces MSAENAPRRKGLDNYTIVFVPGDQSKKSRSFGVNSLGIIGIVVSAIAFIAVSILAVIVYTPLGTYLQFASPEIEQLYGQRVQQIQTELTSLMNEVHTLQLYNIQLRKALGENVGLNGNQQGKESVSQESISNNQPEKQIQTSLVVQEHEKTRIAQTQGSVSSRFSSIHSSTVNEEFRFPLAMPVIGYTTRGFDMDGNHFGIDLVAKEGNPVVAAAHGSVLYADWTYDDGWTMIVAHGDGYTTVYKHNKRLLKQRGESVKRGESIALLGNTGRASSGPHVHFEVWKNSVTLNPLDYMNTIQ; encoded by the coding sequence ATGTCTGCTGAAAATGCCCCTCGCCGTAAAGGCTTAGATAATTATACTATTGTATTTGTCCCGGGCGACCAATCGAAGAAATCGAGGTCGTTTGGTGTTAATTCACTTGGAATTATTGGGATTGTTGTGAGCGCGATTGCGTTTATTGCGGTTAGCATTCTTGCGGTGATTGTTTATACTCCTCTCGGAACGTATCTGCAATTCGCTTCGCCGGAAATTGAACAGTTGTACGGTCAACGAGTTCAGCAAATACAGACCGAGTTGACTTCGTTGATGAATGAAGTTCATACATTGCAGTTGTATAATATACAACTGCGGAAAGCGCTCGGTGAAAATGTGGGCTTGAATGGAAATCAGCAGGGAAAAGAGAGCGTGAGTCAGGAATCAATCAGTAACAATCAACCGGAGAAGCAGATACAGACTTCGTTGGTTGTACAGGAACATGAAAAAACAAGAATTGCGCAGACTCAAGGTTCAGTGAGTAGTAGGTTCAGTTCGATTCATAGTTCTACGGTGAACGAAGAGTTTCGATTTCCGTTGGCGATGCCGGTGATTGGTTATACGACCCGCGGGTTTGACATGGATGGAAATCATTTTGGAATTGATTTGGTAGCAAAAGAGGGGAACCCGGTCGTAGCGGCGGCGCACGGAAGTGTGTTGTACGCAGACTGGACGTATGATGATGGTTGGACGATGATTGTTGCGCATGGTGACGGATACACGACTGTGTATAAGCATAATAAACGTTTGTTGAAGCAACGTGGTGAAAGTGTGAAGCGTGGAGAAAGTATTGCATTATTAGGGAATACCGGGCGCGCAAGTTCGGGACCGCACGTTCATTTTGAAGTGTGGAAGAACAGCGTTACACTAAATCCATTGGATTATATGAACACGATTCAATAA